TCCCGGTCAAGGTCCACGAGCCGGACGCCGGACGACCCGATGACCTGCCACCCGCCCGGGGACTCCCGCGGGTACACGCCGGCGTACCCGCCGGCCAGGGCCACCGCCCCCGCCGGCACCCGGACCCGGGGCCGCTCGCGCCGGGGGACGTCCCAGTCGAACTGGCGGCCGGTGAGGTACCCGAAGCCCGGCGCGAAGCCGCAGAAGGCGACCATCCACTCCTCGGCCTGGTGGCGGGTGACGAGCTCGTCGACGGTCCAGCCGAGCAGGCCGGCGGCGGCGTCCAGGTCCGGGCCGTCGTACCGCACCGGGATCTCCACCGGGTCCCCGTCCGGCACCTCCCTCGGGACGCCGCTCCCGGCCGCGGCCGCCGTCCGGACGGCGGAGACGACCGTGGCGCGGTCGGCGTCCGGGGTGAGGGCGAGCAGGACGGTGCGGGCGGCCGGGACGACGTCGAGGACGCCGGGCGGCGGGTCCGCGACGAGCCGCGCGTACAGGGCGTGCACCCGCTCGAGCGAGGGCAGCTCGACGAGCAGCCCGTGGGACCCGGCCGGCAGCAGCCTCATCGGGCGAACGCGACGAGCGCCACCCCGGCCGCCTCGAGCCGGGTGCGGACCTGCCGGGCG
This DNA window, taken from Kineosporiaceae bacterium SCSIO 59966, encodes the following:
- a CDS encoding allophanate hydrolase subunit 1 translates to MRLLPAGSHGLLVELPSLERVHALYARLVADPPPGVLDVVPAARTVLLALTPDADRATVVSAVRTAAAAGSGVPREVPDGDPVEIPVRYDGPDLDAAAGLLGWTVDELVTRHQAEEWMVAFCGFAPGFGYLTGRQFDWDVPRRERPRVRVPAGAVALAGGYAGVYPRESPGGWQVIGSSGVRLVDLDRDPPSLLRPGVRVRFTAEAT